The region TTGTGGAAAACCATCCTCACCCCCCTTCAGAAAACCCACTAAGATGCATTAAAGTTTGCAAACAAAACGTGGAAAAGTTAAAGGGGTGTGACGGCTTGTGCAAGGGACTGTAAATCTGTTCagtgtttacagaaacttcagtGGAAGGAAGCAGCTCAGTTCCCTGACTGGATGTTGCAGGGGTGGTGCCACGAAATGAAGCTGTGGGCGGGCGGAACCAGTAGGAAACCATGGCTCCctccctccaccaccaccaccgccCCCCCTGCCCAGATCAACACAATCATATCAGATTTTAGGTTTTGCACAAAAGCTGATTTGAAAATGCAATCACTACTTGAAGTTCCTTGATGTGCAATATCTCCGTTGATAAGGTCCCGACAGGAGATGCAACTTATAGTTATTGATAAGTGACTCATACGTGGTGCAAATGTAGCTCTCAGTCTGTCAGCAGCTTCATGTGCAGCCAGCAGATAATCGCCTTTAGAGGCATGGAGAGACAAGACGAGGCGTTATTAGCTTGTGGTACCGGGGGAAGCCTGTAGCTGCATGTACAATATTTAGCTGGATGACTCCACACACTGTCGTTGTAGGTTTGTCAAAGAGCCTCTCCAATCAGCTGACCCGAAACTGCTGCGGCCATCAATTTTTAACTATGTTTATCCCGACGTCCCTGTTATTCCTCCACGTAAGGCTAAGCGAGAAGGAGGCAGCATGACTTACAAACACCACACGCAAACACACCTGTCGGGTTGTGTAATGAAACATGCCCGTGGATACGCACACCGCTTCAGACTGCCAGCTAAGTTTCAGTACTCACTGCGGCTGTGTTGACCCCCTCGttgtgaaagaagaaaaaaggccaGTCACAGAGCTTCTCCAGTTTTTATGCTACTGTCAGCCATCAGAGTGACGCCTCGTAGCGTAACTGAATCCCAGATATGATTTGAAGCTATCTTTAAGGGGTGTCTCCCAGTTTTTCCGTGTCTGTCTCACTGTCTCCGTCTGTGTCTCCTGCCTATCTTTCCCTCTTTTCCGTCTTTGCCAGCTCTTCCCACTGGTGACTTCCCCGCTAGTGATGCGCCGCCCATCGCTGAGCCGGCTATATTTGCTAACTCATTTTGGGAAGGCTTTGCATTCATACCGTGCAGAACGGTATGAATCCAGATGATAGAGGAAGCAGAAATTGTGCATGCATTTGTTGGTACACACATGTGATGCTGtcaaatttctgtattttatcaaataataGGTACAATTATTGTGATACATAGCttagtataatttttttaataatctgctttttgcattaatgttttattgcatttatttagtgtaaaaatctgattttaatgaGTTGTTCacgataaaaaaaattaaaattaaaagtttcgTTCATGTTGATCCTAGCCAAATAATACGGATCCCGGAAAAGAGGTGGAATTCCCATTACTGTTCCCCGTTGCTTTCCTGATCTGGCACTCCCATGACGTCAGGAAGATGGAGCTCGCTCCTCGGACACGAACCCCTCTTGATGCACGCACTCCAACCAGTGCCCCAATTGGGTGTCGTGCACGCcactaaaaactaaatttaaaaatgacagctCTTAAATTTTGCCGTCGTCCTGCCTATTAGCCAGGCTACAGCAGTCTGAGACATAATATTAATGgatacaaaaactttaaaattatgttaacAATAGCATGTTGCTCGGAACCAAATTTAATGAAGTAAATGTACAAACAGAGCCAATAGGTTATCTGGGGCAATATGTTCAATAAGAggacattttattaattgtagctaaaggaatgttttatttaattatctaaCAGTAAAACAATCCTAATTAAACGTTTTTTAGAGATCAAATAAGttaatgcaaaattaattataaagtggGATTAAAACTCTATTTACAAATTAGATGTGGCTTTGTTACAACAGAACAATTAGTGAGTCTTCCAAGAGGctccatggtaactctggaggagctgcagagatccacaactcaggtgagaatctgttgacagaacAAGATCATTCTATATCGGCCCTTTATGAAAGTTCCTGTTGAATGAAAGTCAAAGGAGGTCCTGTTCTCTACTTGCCATAAACCATTTGGGAACTATGATGGTCTGGTCAGATTAGTGCAAAGCTTaacttttacagaaatatgAGAGCAGTGATGgacttttaaaaagcttctgtCAGCTTTATTATTATGATCTGGCTTGGCTCCAaagccaacaacaaaaaatgatcTCATAATTAACTGCTAAATTAATATAATCTCAACTAATAATCTCTGCTGTGAAAACATCTTCTAGTGGTACAAACAGCATCAAATCAGCACCAGAAGAGATGGCCTTTACAAAAGCAGGCATCACGGTTCATTGGTGATAGATATTATTTGTGACATCATGCCCAGAAAGCAATACCAGTGGCATTAACATTAACCTTCAGCCTTGGATGAATGTTTTCATCTCTGTCACATATTCAGAAATTCATGAATGTCTCATGCAATCACTAAAGACTGAGAACAGtttatggatttcttttttttttttttttgtcagatccAAAATCATGCAATTAAACtggtttcattttctctccaaaaatgtatttaactgACTTTAACTAAGTATGTCAAACTGATGCTCCGAAGCTACACATCAGATGTTGCATGTGTTTGCCCGATCCAGAGTATTTGAAGAGCAAATTGGGCTTATTTCTGGATTATGTCTCTTATCCACACAATTATCCATCATCCTAAAGAAAACCAGACATTGACCTTCGTCAGAGACACAGAGTCAAACATTTACAGTGTCCCAGTTCCCTGGGCGCCAGTCAGTCAGAAAGCAGAGGTAAAAATAACCCACTGGCTTAAGTTCCCTtgagaaaaacacatcagtgGATGTGGACCGCTGCAATTTTCTAAATCCGTGTCCAGTAATTTAACCAGAAGTGGGAACTTCTGTTTGCTGGATGTGCATCTTTCATTTCTGTCACGATTTAAGTATTCCAATATAAAATAGTGATCTCAGGTCACGAGATCACTGATCCCATAAAACTCTTTATGAGTAAGAATATCAAGATAAAAGAAGAGAATTTGACATGCTTatataaaatttcaataaaagcaatttaataaacaaactatCCCTTTATAGGCTTCATTTAGAATGTAGtagaaatataatataattcaTTGTCCCACTGAGGAAATTCATCAGCAAGATAGAGATAAGTGAAAGCATTCGTATTCACACAAAGGTAAAGTAGATCAAAGTAAGATTGTTCAGTAATGGCAGATTTAAAGCATTAGAAAAATTATATTGTGCAGTTATTAACTTGCTTAATCCCAAattttttcctgcaaaataaGTGGATGCATTTCAATCCCTGGACCTCCCTAACACatgatatttatgaattataacattttatgttggttaaATTTTATGTTAGTGAACATGTAGGTTTTACACTTGGCAACAATTGCTGCTGGTGGGAAACTGCAGAGTCTGAATTACACAAATCTGGCctatttatacatataaaaaatgagaaaacttattaaattaataatctATTATAACAAAGAATGGTTACAAGagtgttcagaaatattttagatacataAAGATTCAATGCCACATCCTGCAGATGTCATAGTCTCAATGCATcgtgtgacctttgacctcatttgGTCATTTAATCAATGAGGCAAATTCCGGTGAAAATGTTAGTATGAACAAATCTGCATCTGAGAGGAAAATCTCCCTGTTCCACCAGACCAAGCGCTACACCTTGGCTCTGTCCTAAAGTAGTTTCAGGTGTGGTGTCATCTTGTATTCAAAACTTCAGTGCATAGGCCACATTTTGTGCAAAGGATCGCGTTTTGGGTGGTGAAATAGGGGAGGGGTTCAACTGTGGGAATGACAGTGATGTAGAAAACATCTCTTTGAGGTTCCTTCAGGTCTAAAAGATCTAAAATGTCTGACAGTTTTAAGCTGTGTGGGAACAGCAAGGCATGTAGAATACACAGGAAAGCTATGGACATATAGCATAGCGCTGTCTATGTATTATGCTAGCGCCAACAATTGTTGCCATGCTTACATTCACTCTTCTTATGATCAAAAGATGATTGAAGGGACacaattttctttatatatcaGTAGAAGACACTTTAAAGAACATATgtccaaaatatttaatttatatttgtttatttagtattttactgGCTTCCTCTTGTACAGGTTTGTGACTGACATTTACCTCCAGCGTTACAGGCAGAAAGTAAAGAGATCAGGTCATGTGACCTTTCACACTAGATGCATGAAATTGATATTGCTTAGAGTagacacattattattttattttaaaacttcgaTTAGCTGCCAAAAGTCAAACCAATTGTTCTAGAGCTtccagaagataaaaaaaatgtctggcaaCAATTGATGTCGGTGGGATTAAATGGGTTAAAATCACCAtgctcaaaagaaaacaaatgtgcaacTGCACAGGATCATTAAAAATGTACGAAATGTGTGTAAtgatgcattaaaaaacaaactacaaaaagcaaaaaagaaaaaatagatgcaaataagaatagaaatgtttttagaaataagtGTGCAGAAAAATTCTGCAAATAACAGCAAGGGTGTAAACATGTATTTGCACAGAAAGAGGTGACTCTGTCCCAATAAGAAATGCATTTCACACTTTGTTTTAATGCAGCACCTGAaatccccccctccccccaaaaaaatgtattaaagtttGCGGCTATAGggtggagaaaaaatatttgtaatattagtCTGGCTAAATAATAAGCCTTTGATCTTCTTCTATTCTTTATCTTCAGATATTTCTTATTTGTTCCTAAGCTGTGAGGGACCCAATGAACTGATACGCTAGTAATGGAGttgaatatttataaaacattagtGCCACTTAGTGGTCAGATTTGAGTATTGCAGAAAATGCACAACAAACGGTGACTCATTTTCAGACTGGTAGGCCATCTGGCAAAAATAAGAGAATGATTCATATTATTCTGAACTTTATAGTCAGACAGATTTCCCCTCACCTCTTACTGTAGCTTAAGGTTTGCTTACAGGGGTGATAACAATATTATCCccataataataatcatatatTCCAAATACAGGGTATATTTTTGGTCTGTGAATGGATGAAATACCTGCCACTGAAGAAAGAAATGATCTCAGAGGTGTTGTCTCCTTGAATGAACATCCTGTAAATGTGAATATCTCAGACCTGGCTTCCACATTGTAGAAAGAAACTTTACCCTCCTCATAGTCAACAAACACCCCAACGGTCAGAAACATGTTGCTCGGTCTGTTCAATATCCACGCCCCATCCTCAGGGGTAGGAACGGAATACATCTCTCTGTTAATAAACTCTTTGACCACTCCTAAGAGCCATCTTTTACAGCCGCCAACCTGGACTTCATAGTAGAACCTGCCTGACGAAAATCCCTCCTTTGCCAGTACGTAAGGAAGGTATTTAAATGGCCTGCcaaagaaagaggagaagatCTGCTGACGTCCACGAGAGGTCAGTCGCTTCCCATCATCAGACACCTTGAGCCAATTGCTGGCTGTGTAGGGGTCCAGAGTCAGGTCCACCGCATTGGATTGCTGGATCTTCATCAGCTCGCCCTGAGGCTGACTCCACAACTCGGGGAGAAAATTGTTATCTGCCATATTTTCGACTACGTGTGACTGTGTAGGTGCATCGTAAGAATCAGACGACCTAACCTTTTGGATCAGCATCTCCATCTCATTTCTGAGTGTTTCTTCAATCTGACCAACTGACTTTTTCACCATCTCTATATGACGATGCAGACCAATGTCAGGAATGTCTTGTGTCATTCGCAAAATGGAGCCAGTGGGTTGGTCCGTCAGATGAGTATTGTCAGATGTTACATTGAATGGGAAGTTCTGCAGCAAGCAGAGGTAGTCTTCTGACTGAATAAATTGTTCAACGTCACATCTTAGTCTTCTCAATTCAGAAAGGCTTTGCTCCAGCAGAGTTGTTTGATTTTCAGCTTGTTTCTCTAtgtctttctgcttctgctCAATCGCTTCAACCAGCTCACCCTGATATTTTTCTACAGAGGCTACGAAAGTAGTTAGAATTTGTACAGTTTCTCTGATCTCATCCGCTGTAGTTTCCCTGCTCTGCTCCACAAAGCATCTGATATTTTTAACACTCTCTGATATGGAGTTCTCCGTCTTTTTCATCTCAGAGGTCACGTTCTCGTACCCGCCTCTCCATTCTTGGAAGGCGCGCTCCAGTGGAACAGCCTCGTGGCCCGTGTGGTCGTCGTTCAAACACATTATGCAAACACACTGCTGGTCTGTGCGGCAGAAGAGCTCCAGCATCTTGTCGTGCTTCTTGCACACCCTGTCCGCCAGGTTGGACACAGGATCGATCAGCTTGTGCTTCTTCAGGTTCTGGTGGGACTCCAGATGTGGCTCACAATACGAGGCCAAACACACCAGGCACGTCTTGTGGGCTTTGAGCTTCGGTTTGGTGCAGACGTCACAGGGGACCTCTCCTGGTTGGGCGACGATCTTAGGTCCACCCTGTACTCTCATGCGGTTGAAATGCTCCACCATGTCTCTGAATTCTGTGTTGACCTTGAGCTTTGGTTTATTACCCAACCTTCTCTTACAGAGTGGACACTGTGCATTGTCCTGACTCTTCCAGTACTGGGTGATGCAGCCCTTGCAGAAGTTGTGTCCACACGGAGTGGAGACGGGCTCATTGAACTCACCCAGACAGATTGAACACAGGACCTGTTCTTCATACAGGATGCTGCAAGCTGAGGCCAtgtctgaaaaggaaaaaatggattaagaatttttaaatgaatgcctaccatagaAACTTTGTCCTACCATAGAAACTACAGAATAATGAATCTACTAAATTTTGTTTCAGattgtcaaataaaattgaaaGTGTGAAAAAGATAAACTTGtgtaaaaatgcatgttttagataatcattttagatttttagggGGGAAACAGTGATCCGTACCAATTCAGtcctatgtgaaaaagtattgaCCTGTGTCACTAAGCCGTGAATTTACCACATTTTGGAAAGTTGAGTTTATTCACAGACAAAAGGTAAAGtccatttagattttaattgtgGTTTTGTAGTTCAGAAACTATCTATGACtcaattgaaattaaaattccttgacagttaaaaaaaagagaaaaaaaataaaagtgattgtCATTTATGACAAACACTTAATGCAGTTGTTGCAACAGAGTGTGGCTTAAACAACGTATAACCTTTCTGGAGACATTTACTTTGTCACACAGGACTCGGGTTATTTATGTCTAATATTAAAACTTTggtgatctaaaacatttaagagtgacaaaaaacccccaagaAAGTTAGAAAGCTGGAAGAAGATAAACATATGTTCACAGGATTTTAAGACTAATTAATTGATAACTTTATTAACCTAATTAGCCCTTCCTGCTGTAGTTAATGTAAGTAACTTCACTTTAAATCTACAATTTAAAGCTTTGTAAGTGCTATTATAGTGTGTATACATTACAATTACATCTTAGCTCCATGTTAGTAAGATTACTTTATTGCCTTATGTAACAGATTATAGATTGTGCTATGTTTATATTCGATCTGGCATTAAGTTGTCAAAACACTTTATATCAGCTAACTTGTGTCCTTACATAACCTTCTGAGATAGAAAAAAGTGTGGGTGACTCCCAGTTCTTGTTTCAAAGCTCAGAAATATACACTGTTTTGTGTCAATTTGCAGGACAATTAATCGCAAAACTAACAGTTTTATCCTCATGATCATTTTTAAGACTCTTctaagttatttttgcaaagtcaGATAGTTTCTCAGTTTgagaaataaaagtgtttacAGTTCTCTGGATCTGTCATTACAGTTCAGTATCCTCTATCTTTTCAATCCGTGCGGATCTTTAGCTAACTTCAAACAACtatatttacttttacaatttcaaaaatTAGAGCCAAACAAAACGGGTTTAATACCTGCTGGACTGCTCGTCCTTTGAATAAGAAACGTTTCCCTTTCAGACATGTAGGTTTCATTTCTCTGCTCCTGCGCGTTCAGATTCTGcccgcctcctcctctccccgcggaaaaataaataaataaataaataaaaaaaaaagttcttcttccattttttttatggcggttggcaagcaaCTTATTGATGCGCATTACTGCCATCTACCGGAATGGTGTGTGGATCGGGATGATACATATATATTGTcccacaaaaatgaacaaataaagataaataaataaaatttatatccTTTCTATCCACTTCGTTTTCTTAAGgtaatttattaaagaaacaaatattcagAAGTAGAATTTTTGTCCAAAATATCTTGTATgtttaactgtaatttattttcttgtaatctACATTCTAATTCCATTCTCTCAACAGAATATTTAGAACAAAACAGAATccactatataaataaatacaattttattttatttatttatttatcttgaagataaataaataaataaataaatattttatttatttatttatcttatatatagaagataaataaataaataaataaataaaataaattttatttatttatttaaaataaataaatattttaaataaataaaaaaataaataaaataaataataaataaaataaaataaaattttattttatttatttataaaataaataaaataagtacagTTGGTCATTGACGTCAATCTGTGACGTGTGATTCGGGCTTCCAGTTCGCCACAGGAGGGTCATGTGACCAATGACCAGTTGTGCCAATTAGGTGCTGGCAACCGCACAGTTCTTATTACGTACAGTAATTGAATGTAGTCCCTTTCATTTTTTCGTCTTAAAGTTTAATTCTTTTCAAAAAGAAGcatctcaaaataaataaaataagaacatttttaatttaataattacatttaaaaaatgtattatttaattcacaattaaaatatgattataaTGTAATTGTACATTGTATAagtataatatatttattttatataaaggCCCTGTcaccaagttttttttatacctccattttttgttatgtatttACAGATTATATAAACTGGTTGaatatttgggtttttgtttttacaaatattgacaagaccaagaaaagagaaagtgaccaaaaaaaaaatcacagaggATCTACATTCAAAGCCTAAAAAACATTCCGTCATGTAGATTTATATACATCTGTTTCTACATATCTACATCATAGACCAATATCTCATGTCATGTGACCATTAAACCTTAATCACATGACAAAGATTTCCATGAGTAAAACCAATAACCTGCTGAACTAATCAGGGGCAGGTGACCCATATCATTTAACACACAAGCCTTTAAATGCAACAACTTCCCGATTCGGCCTTTTGGCTCAGACAGCGGTCCCATCCTTTGGGTGATGATAGTAAATTTTGTCCCCGGTTTAGATTTTGACCACTAAGTAGTGGAAAAATATCTCCtccttttagatttttgtattttttgtgtggttttaactatttattggtttttagtAAAGGTTTTAGCCTCAACTGGTGGTGCCTCAACCATGGCGGCTAGCCATGCCGGCATGCGGAGGCACCACAGTGTTCGCTTTTTATTTAACGACCAAGGTAAGGTAAAGGAATAACCTGATTGGACTTCTCAAGAAAATTGATCCAGCAAACGCTCAAGTTTCAGCCAGATGACCTGAATTGTATCCTCACCCTGCCTTTCAACAGAGGATTTGACGTAAGTTTTTGTGCTGTTGCACTACTGAAAGAATTTTGGACAAGGTATGAAAATGCTAAGACCCAGTTTTCGGCATTTGACGTCGAGAAACTGACTGACAACTCCCTGAAAACTATGATTGTCAGGATGTTCAATGAGACTGTCAGTGCTGAAGACGTCTGTATGTGTCTGGGTAGATATTGCACTGTGAATATCTATGAAGATATGAAGATAAACTATGAATGTGAATCAGACTCTAAATGCTGATTAGGCAACATACTATGATGTtgaaaaagacttaaaaatgacATAGTATATACTATGACATCCAAAATGAGGCCATATGACACATACTTTATACTATGACGCAAAATATTAAGCCATAGAAAGCATACTTACCTGCTACTTCTTAATCCTAGTAAGTTGTTTTACCATCCTCCAGGTTTGCCAGCGTACTTCACATTTAGAACCGCTGGAAGAAGTCCAGGGTCCGATTTCCAGGCaaagtctttctgcatggagtttgcaagTTCTCCATACATATTGTTCATTTGTTCCTAAATGCAAGCACTGCTATTTGTGACAGacaaatgaagggaaaaaaaagaacccaACAACGAGccaatagaaaaaaacacatggaTTTAATTTACTTAACAGTGTACAAAACCTGACTGAAGTTGGTGTTGCTCACAATTTCACTTACAGATTAATGTTCAAAGGActttataaacataaacaagacAAATGATTACAATAAGTTTAAACTCTTTACCAAAAATATATTACTGAGGCAAAACCACCCAGAGTGTGTGTTTCAAATGGACAAAGTGACCTGTCAGTTCAACCAagatgatatttaaaaatttattaaaacacaccAATACCTACAGACACTAAAGACCAATATGAAACttgaaaacaattttgttttacttcctgttAGACGTATATTTGGACATATGTGGAAAGGTTGATACATCCTCGGGAAAACTTACAGcatatgtattttttcatatttatatacaGCAGAAAGGCACAGCTCATCAAAAGTAAAAGGTAAATAGAAAGACGTGTTTTAAGGTGAAATCCTGATAAaaattcattctgttttttttttcccctaccttaaaaatctttgttaaatataagttattttcatttatgtaCATGATACTCTCATCTTTATGCACAGatctttattctttattgtGCAGATTTGCCTGCTCATACTTCTTTATCTTCAGCATGTAGCCAGAATCTAAATCTGTGTTCACATACAGGAAATGCGCATGCTTCCATCAACATGTAGaataagcatttatttctgcaaagtTCAGCtgagttttgtttgcatttctttcccTTTTGCGTGTCTGACTTCTCTTAAAAACAATGATCCCAAATTTACTTCAAACTGCTTCTGGCCTCAAGATTACCGATGCGTATTTGACACATACCAAACATCGTATTGGAAGCACTTTGCTGCCTTCTTGTGGATGGAGTGTAAACGATCTTTGGTTGTGATTTTACACTATTAAGCTGTATTTGAAATCATTTGTTATTAGATCAGAATGAATTGCACAAAGACCTCTGTAGCACTACAATTTTAAAGGCCTGTTTAGCCATAGCAGCATCAATACGTAAACTACATATTTGAGACTGGAAACATCTGTTAAAGAACCCATCTACACCTAATATCACTAATTTGCATATTAACCTTTATGATACATTAATATCTATTATTTGTTCTGATCCCAAATAGAGATTCCCTACTTAAGTTAGTTTCTCCTAAACATCAAACACATAATTTTTTCCAGCGCTACAAGGTTACATTTGGAGGCTTTAGTTTTTAGGAACTAAACACCATGTGTTCACGATTCGCATAAAATGTCCACACAGTTTGCAGTCTGCAGATAAACACGTAGAGTCTGCTTCCAAAGAAGTCCACTTGAGGTGATTTGTGTGCAAACCTGTCTTGTTCTTTTAGAGTCGTGTTCGTAAAAAAAGGGGAACGTTTTTCTGGCATCAGGAAACAAGCGCAGCGCGGGAGAGgcagaggagaaggagagggcCTGAGAGACGTATAAAAGATGCGCCGCCACAGTCATTAGCATTCTCCTGgaagaataaaacagacaaaatgttgCGTTTCAGTCATTGTGCTCCTTCACATTAAAATGACCTAACAGGCGTAAAAAGAATATGTCAGTACATGTAGGTGTATTCTGTCTATTTTTGAGATCTTTTTACCTGTTTCCTGTTGACATAAAGATCTTATTTAAAGGAGCTCTACAATTTTAAAGACATGACAGCAAACAGggtaattgtttttcttttagctaaTCAAAGATAATGAATGTCTTAACCAGGAGACAACTGGCCAATTAGATTTTCACACAGGTCCAGGCTTTTTAGAATAGCCCTTGACAATTGcattttgtataatttaagttttataaaaatgcaaaaacagaatacaCGTGTATGTGGACACTTTATAAatttctgcattaaataaagtgaaaaatgtgttgaatgCTAACTTGCTCTACATGTAATATTGTGCAGCAGTACTTGCTCGACAATGAGGAATCTGACCTGTGGGTGATAGGAGTGGCAAGACTCAGGACGTCTCCGGATCTTCTGGGACCTCATCCTGTCGCACTTAACTGATGCGTTATGTGCAACACGGCTAaggaaaatatgataaaatgacaacaaaagctTTATAAACTTCAGATATATGTGAGACATTATTATACTAATAGATTCTTCTGGGGAAGGTTTGAAATAAGGAGTAAACCTATTACAATTTATACCTTTGGTAGTTTGGGGCTGACCAGTTTTCAGGCAAGAAtgctgtatttttacatttctttactttattttatcacGTAAAATCACACAGTCAAAGGATATATTTGACTTCTTTGGGCTCCATGGTGATGGGTGGGTACTGTCTGGAGCAGTCACAGTCTCCTTGTACTACCAACATCAGCAGGTTGCTTTCAGGTATTTGTTGAACTACAAACATTCTGAGGCAgataaaaagtacaaagtagaaaataaacaaaatgtcgAGTGAACTCCATAGAACACATGAGTGGTAAATGTATAGtaatacagaaaacatgttaataTGCCTGAATGAACTTAACATACAGAGCATTGCAAAAGTATCcttgacctttgaactttttcgtattttttcacattgcaagaacaaacataaatattctgatgtgcaaagctggaagGGACAggatttgatgttttaaatgcaGGAAAATGTGGTTCTATCAAGAGCTGACTCTGCAGGGAGACATACAAATCATtgtcacatttttcttatttttatatctaAAGACTGTTGACAAGTATAAATATTCTCCTTCCGAgagtatgtcatttttgactCGTTGTAATTGTCCTTGCCTAAATGCTTGGTTGTCTTAACAGGAAGTAGGTTATGGTTCCTCTaactttataataatttatgcAACATGGGGAGTTTTGTTTGCCTAATCTGTCAAGatggaaaaattaaagaaaatcatgCATTTTTCCCTTCCACTACTTTTTTTGCctcatcacataaaatcttaatcAAGATTTTGGGTTTgtgttgaaatgtgacaaaatatgaacaacGGTCAAGGATACTTTTGCATAAGAATGTATAATGTAAAGGCTATATAACTTGGTTGTGATACCACTGTTGTCCACGTGAGGGCGCTCCGACTGAGTTTGTCTTACAAaccctttcctttttttcaacCAATTTACCTCCCACCGTTTTGAATCATTGTCTGTCTCTTCATCTTGTCATTCAAGCctgttgtttctattttaatagtCTCATTCACTTTTACTTTCTTCTATTTTTCACATGCCTCTCACTCTTTCACATATCTCTCCTGAACACCCCACACCTCATCTAATTTTGATCCCCTCtacttctttctctcctctgacaCTCTTGT is a window of Gambusia affinis linkage group LG23, SWU_Gaff_1.0, whole genome shotgun sequence DNA encoding:
- the LOC122826364 gene encoding E3 ubiquitin-protein ligase TRIM39-like, whose protein sequence is MSERETFLIQRTSSPADMASACSILYEEQVLCSICLGEFNEPVSTPCGHNFCKGCITQYWKSQDNAQCPLCKRRLGNKPKLKVNTEFRDMVEHFNRMRVQGGPKIVAQPGEVPCDVCTKPKLKAHKTCLVCLASYCEPHLESHQNLKKHKLIDPVSNLADRVCKKHDKMLELFCRTDQQCVCIMCLNDDHTGHEAVPLERAFQEWRGGYENVTSEMKKTENSISESVKNIRCFVEQSRETTADEIRETVQILTTFVASVEKYQGELVEAIEQKQKDIEKQAENQTTLLEQSLSELRRLRCDVEQFIQSEDYLCLLQNFPFNVTSDNTHLTDQPTGSILRMTQDIPDIGLHRHIEMVKKSVGQIEETLRNEMEMLIQKVRSSDSYDAPTQSHVVENMADNNFLPELWSQPQGELMKIQQSNAVDLTLDPYTASNWLKVSDDGKRLTSRGRQQIFSSFFGRPFKYLPYVLAKEGFSSGRFYYEVQVGGCKRWLLGVVKEFINREMYSVPTPEDGAWILNRPSNMFLTVGVFVDYEEGKVSFYNVEARSEIFTFTGCSFKETTPLRSFLSSVAGISSIHRPKIYPVFGIYDYYYGDNIVITPVSKP